In Chloroflexota bacterium, a single genomic region encodes these proteins:
- a CDS encoding cysteine desulfurase, giving the protein MDTAKIRADFPILSREVRSGVPLVYLDSTATAQKPTAVIEAMDHYYRHSNANIHRGVHTLAEEATALYENARERVGRFINANSRKEIIFTRNTTESINLVANTWGRANLKAGDVIVLTEMEHHSNLVPWQMLAAEKGATIEIIPVTDDGELDLPIFDSILQKSPKIICLTHMSNVLGTINPVTEIAAKAHAAGALVLVDGAQSVPHFAVDVQTLGADFLAFSSHKMCGPTGIGVLWGRQSLLEAMPPFLGGGDMIRRVYLREFKAADLPNKFEAGTPAIAEGIGLGAAVDYLSTVGMAAVHQHEQAIIAYALERLEEVPGVKVYGPKAEGKGGVAAFTLDGVHPHDIAQILDSDGIAVRAGHHCAMPLHDRFQIPASARASFYLYNTFTEVDKLIEGLYKVKKLFG; this is encoded by the coding sequence CTGGATACCGCCAAAATCCGCGCCGATTTCCCGATTCTCAGTCGCGAAGTCAGGTCCGGAGTGCCGCTGGTTTATCTCGACTCGACAGCCACAGCGCAAAAGCCAACGGCTGTAATTGAGGCGATGGATCACTACTATCGCCATTCCAACGCCAACATTCACCGCGGCGTGCATACCCTGGCCGAAGAAGCAACGGCGCTTTACGAAAATGCCCGTGAACGGGTGGGCCGGTTTATCAACGCCAACTCTCGCAAAGAAATCATCTTCACCCGCAACACCACCGAGTCGATCAACCTGGTGGCGAACACCTGGGGCCGGGCTAACCTCAAGGCCGGCGATGTGATCGTGCTGACCGAGATGGAGCATCACTCCAACCTTGTGCCCTGGCAGATGCTGGCCGCCGAAAAAGGGGCGACCATCGAAATTATTCCGGTGACGGATGACGGCGAACTGGACTTGCCCATCTTCGACTCTATTCTTCAGAAATCGCCAAAGATCATCTGTCTTACTCACATGTCAAACGTGCTGGGGACGATCAACCCAGTCACCGAAATCGCCGCCAAAGCCCATGCCGCCGGAGCGTTGGTGCTGGTGGATGGCGCGCAGTCGGTGCCGCACTTTGCAGTAGATGTGCAGACACTGGGCGCGGACTTTCTGGCGTTTTCAAGCCATAAGATGTGCGGGCCAACCGGCATCGGCGTGCTGTGGGGGCGGCAGTCGTTGCTGGAGGCTATGCCGCCGTTTCTGGGCGGGGGCGATATGATCCGGCGCGTCTATCTGCGCGAGTTCAAAGCCGCCGACCTGCCCAACAAATTTGAGGCGGGCACCCCGGCGATTGCCGAAGGCATCGGGCTGGGAGCGGCGGTTGATTATTTATCTACCGTCGGCATGGCCGCCGTCCATCAACACGAGCAAGCCATCATCGCCTACGCATTAGAAAGATTGGAAGAAGTGCCGGGCGTGAAGGTGTACGGCCCGAAGGCTGAAGGGAAGGGCGGGGTGGCCGCCTTTACTCTGGACGGCGTTCACCCGCACGACATCGCCCAAATTTTAGACTCGGACGGCATCGCCGTGCGCGCCGGCCATCACTGCGCCATGCCTCTGCACGATCGCTTCCAGATTCC